From Microbacterium croceum, a single genomic window includes:
- a CDS encoding DegT/DnrJ/EryC1/StrS family aminotransferase — translation MSEFIPPAKPIIGEEEREAVDRVMRSGIVAQGPEVAAFEKEFSEHFVPGRPSVAVNSGTAGLHLGLLAAGVGAGDEVIVPSFTFAATGNSVALTGGTPVFVDIEPETFTLDSEAVAAAITPRTKGILPVHLYGHPARMRELEALAAERGVALYEDAAQAHGASLDGRPVGSFGEFAMFSLYPTKNMTSGEGGMVTTATDEIARQVKLLRNQGMERQYENEVIGFNARMTDIHAAIGRVQLTKVDAWTKTRQANAAFLDANLEGVVVPPVAEGAVHVYHQYTIRVPEDRDGFVAALKSEHNVGAGVYYPIPNHRLPSLTHFAPGLDLPVTERAAREVASLPVHPSLSQNDLERIVAAVNAVAKAGA, via the coding sequence GTGAGCGAGTTCATTCCCCCCGCAAAGCCCATCATCGGCGAGGAGGAGCGCGAGGCTGTCGATCGTGTGATGCGCAGCGGAATCGTCGCACAGGGCCCCGAGGTCGCCGCCTTCGAGAAGGAGTTCTCCGAGCACTTCGTCCCCGGGCGTCCGTCCGTGGCCGTCAACTCCGGCACGGCCGGCCTGCACCTGGGCCTGCTGGCCGCGGGCGTCGGCGCCGGCGACGAGGTCATCGTGCCGTCGTTCACCTTCGCGGCGACCGGAAACTCCGTCGCACTCACGGGCGGCACGCCGGTCTTCGTCGATATCGAGCCGGAGACGTTCACTCTCGACTCCGAGGCGGTCGCTGCCGCGATCACGCCACGGACGAAGGGCATCCTCCCCGTCCACCTCTACGGCCACCCGGCGCGGATGCGCGAGCTCGAGGCGCTGGCCGCGGAGCGCGGTGTCGCGCTGTACGAGGACGCCGCACAGGCGCACGGCGCATCGCTCGACGGTCGTCCGGTCGGATCCTTCGGCGAGTTCGCGATGTTCAGCCTCTACCCGACGAAGAACATGACCAGCGGCGAGGGCGGCATGGTCACGACGGCGACCGACGAGATCGCCCGCCAGGTGAAGCTCCTGCGCAACCAGGGCATGGAGCGCCAGTACGAGAACGAGGTCATCGGGTTCAACGCCCGCATGACCGACATCCACGCCGCCATCGGTCGCGTGCAGCTGACCAAGGTCGACGCGTGGACGAAGACCCGCCAGGCCAACGCCGCGTTCCTCGATGCGAACCTCGAGGGCGTCGTCGTCCCCCCGGTCGCCGAGGGAGCCGTGCATGTGTACCACCAGTACACGATCCGTGTTCCCGAGGATCGTGACGGTTTCGTCGCCGCGCTGAAGAGCGAGCACAACGTCGGAGCGGGTGTCTACTATCCGATCCCGAACCACCGGCTGCCTTCGCTGACGCACTTCGCTCCGGGTCTCGATCTTCCCGTGACAGAGCGCGCCGCGCGCGAGGTCGCCTCGCTTCCGGTGCACCCTTCGCTCAGCCAGAACGACCTGGAGCGCATCGTCGCCGCGGTCAACGCCGTCGCGAAGGCGGGCGCCTGA
- a CDS encoding glycosyltransferase family 1 protein: MTRLLIISFSDLNSDARLQRQIAALSGSYDIITAGFGSRPAGSAQHITLPLPPSGVARTRRMRLESVLLRLRAYGLIHRTSPLLRAAREALKGTAVDLVLANDIDAAPLAYDLVSADRVHVDLHEFFPGLHDDNPAWAAHRGPYNGWQVRTFAAPAASTTTVAAEIAERYRAFGLTAEVVTNASDFEDRPVRPVGSPIRVVHTGAALAGRHLETMIEGVALSRADIEFTLHLMPNDRAYIDRLRARAAELPNVRVLDGVPHADLIDTLAQHDVGIHILPATSTNHRLALPNKFFDFVQARLGVIVGPTPAMAGMTERYGFGVVTSGFEARDVAEALDALSPEAVSAWKRASDLAATEISAEHQVGTWVRAIARLAAN, from the coding sequence ATGACCCGACTGCTGATCATCTCCTTCTCCGACCTGAACTCCGACGCGCGCCTGCAGCGACAGATCGCGGCTCTCTCCGGCTCGTACGACATCATCACGGCCGGCTTCGGATCGCGCCCCGCCGGATCCGCTCAACACATCACGCTGCCCCTGCCGCCGAGCGGTGTCGCGCGCACCCGTCGCATGCGTCTCGAATCGGTGCTCCTGCGCTTGCGGGCCTACGGTCTCATCCATCGGACTTCACCGTTGCTGCGTGCCGCGCGGGAGGCGCTGAAGGGCACGGCTGTCGACCTGGTCCTCGCCAACGATATCGACGCGGCTCCCCTCGCCTACGATCTCGTCTCCGCGGATCGCGTTCATGTCGATCTCCACGAGTTCTTCCCCGGCCTGCACGATGACAATCCCGCCTGGGCCGCCCACCGCGGCCCGTACAACGGGTGGCAGGTTCGCACCTTCGCCGCTCCGGCGGCATCGACCACCACCGTCGCCGCCGAGATCGCCGAGCGCTATCGTGCCTTCGGCCTGACCGCCGAGGTCGTCACGAACGCGTCGGACTTCGAGGATCGTCCCGTGCGTCCCGTCGGTTCCCCGATTCGCGTGGTCCACACCGGTGCTGCCCTGGCGGGACGCCATCTGGAGACCATGATCGAAGGCGTGGCTCTGAGCCGAGCCGACATCGAGTTCACCCTCCACCTGATGCCGAACGATCGCGCGTACATCGACCGGCTGCGCGCTCGTGCGGCGGAGCTGCCGAACGTCCGTGTGCTCGATGGAGTTCCCCACGCGGATCTGATCGACACCCTCGCGCAACACGATGTCGGGATCCATATCCTGCCGGCCACGTCGACGAACCACCGTCTCGCGCTCCCCAACAAGTTCTTCGATTTCGTGCAGGCGCGCTTGGGCGTGATCGTGGGACCGACGCCCGCCATGGCGGGCATGACGGAACGCTACGGCTTCGGTGTCGTGACCTCCGGATTCGAGGCTCGCGATGTCGCCGAGGCCCTCGACGCTCTCTCTCCGGAGGCGGTCAGCGCGTGGAAGCGCGCCTCGGACCTCGCGGCCACCGAGATCTCCGCCGAGCACCAGGTCGGGACCTGGGTACGGGCGATCGCGCGACTTGCCGCGAACTAG
- a CDS encoding DUF2304 domain-containing protein produces the protein MNPITYAFGILAALLALFAIIELMRRGTLRERHAVWWFVGGLLALVIAVFPQTLTWAASVVGVALPINLVFFVAIGLLFLVSLQYGAELTRTEEKMRVLAEQSAFHRQRIEILETRLAELVERDVEEPEIGSAAADADAEGER, from the coding sequence ATGAACCCGATCACGTACGCGTTCGGTATCCTTGCCGCGCTTCTGGCGCTCTTTGCCATCATCGAGCTGATGCGCCGGGGGACGCTCCGCGAGCGTCATGCGGTGTGGTGGTTCGTCGGCGGTCTCCTCGCGCTCGTGATCGCCGTGTTCCCGCAGACTCTGACCTGGGCGGCGAGCGTGGTGGGGGTCGCTCTCCCTATCAACCTCGTGTTCTTCGTCGCGATCGGGCTCCTCTTCCTGGTGAGTCTCCAGTACGGCGCCGAGCTCACCCGTACGGAGGAGAAGATGCGGGTGCTCGCCGAGCAGTCGGCATTCCACCGCCAGCGCATCGAGATCCTCGAGACTCGTCTCGCGGAACTGGTTGAGCGCGACGTCGAAGAGCCCGAGATCGGTTCCGCGGCAGCGGATGCTGATGCCGAGGGTGAGCGGTGA
- a CDS encoding glycosyltransferase family 2 protein, with the protein MASDVPAVDVIVGVHNGDRPIERAVRSVLASTVHVRVSVVAHNVGTDVIARRLGELVDDPRVRILSLQDGVRSPANAFNRGLDAATGTYVAIVGSDDSLEAGALDAWVALAERHAADAVIAPIIRDGDHAVPTPRIRDRRRVRVLDADRDRVFERTAALGIQRRKTTDSLRYATGLPRGVDQEFGLRLWTTKRIVFDPATPVYREHADQNDRVTHAFGPLIEDFAFLDGIESAVAGLALPLRRAVVAKLVRVHLVPAVSNRARAKSLDTADLDAADDILRRLSALAPGMQRLLPRALRGDLAAIRHRSVAEAVDVTRRSRSRLTEVLPDDPWLFLHRHAPLRSLSAGRSVMRRTQIAYAARRPQTTAPDDGGPR; encoded by the coding sequence ATGGCCTCTGACGTTCCCGCAGTCGATGTCATCGTCGGAGTGCACAACGGCGACAGGCCTATCGAGCGCGCAGTGCGTTCGGTGCTCGCGTCGACCGTTCACGTGCGGGTGAGCGTCGTCGCACACAACGTCGGCACGGATGTGATCGCCCGGCGCCTGGGGGAGCTGGTCGACGACCCGCGGGTGCGCATCCTCTCTCTTCAGGACGGCGTCAGATCCCCGGCGAACGCGTTCAATCGCGGTCTGGACGCGGCGACAGGGACGTACGTCGCCATCGTCGGTTCTGATGACTCACTCGAAGCCGGAGCGCTCGACGCGTGGGTCGCGCTCGCGGAACGACACGCTGCCGATGCCGTGATCGCACCGATCATCCGGGACGGCGATCATGCGGTCCCGACTCCACGGATACGCGATCGCCGCCGCGTCCGCGTGCTGGACGCAGATCGCGACCGCGTGTTCGAACGCACAGCCGCGTTGGGCATTCAACGCAGGAAGACGACGGACTCGCTGCGCTATGCGACGGGTCTGCCCCGCGGAGTCGACCAGGAGTTCGGACTCCGTCTGTGGACCACGAAGAGGATCGTGTTCGACCCGGCGACTCCGGTCTACCGTGAACATGCGGATCAGAACGATCGGGTCACGCATGCATTCGGACCGCTGATCGAGGACTTCGCCTTCCTCGACGGGATCGAATCGGCAGTCGCCGGACTGGCGCTCCCTCTCCGTCGCGCGGTGGTCGCCAAGCTCGTTCGGGTGCATCTCGTTCCCGCCGTCAGCAACCGAGCCAGAGCGAAGAGTCTCGATACCGCTGATCTGGACGCGGCGGACGACATCCTGCGCCGGTTGAGCGCTCTCGCGCCTGGAATGCAACGCCTGTTGCCGCGCGCCCTTCGCGGCGACCTCGCGGCGATCAGACACCGGTCGGTTGCGGAGGCGGTCGACGTCACCCGCCGCTCGCGCTCGCGTCTCACGGAGGTGCTTCCCGATGATCCGTGGCTGTTCTTGCATCGCCACGCGCCGCTGCGCAGTCTGAGCGCAGGACGTTCGGTGATGCGTCGGACGCAGATCGCGTACGCTGCACGCCGGCCGCAGACAACCGCTCCAGACGATGGAGGTCCCCGATGA
- a CDS encoding glycosyltransferase — translation MNRPHLLYTAWSFPPSRAGGVYRAVATVNAFANAGWDVTVLTVPEALFRTSTGSDEELARQIAPGVRVVREDPHVPAFQNDIARWSFGRARFPEVHKLLDLRKDFVHFPEPNYGRWRPGLEAMAERVHGEHPVDLAIGTANPHVDFIPGWHLNRRHGVPYVMDYRDAWQLDVFSGRRLITATRGVRRWERRLMESATEIWFVNDAIRSWHANEYAGEVDRMRVVANGFDEYRESLQIPVREERTDGLVFGYIGTITPNVPLAVLIDGWRRAREREQHLAGARLVLRGYIGHFGAGDAAASQAIEAAAPDGVSYEGPVGKSDIAAAYRGFDALVLALGTGRYVTSGKVFEYAATGIPVVSVHDPGNAATDVMKDSPAWVPAAALTTEGVADAFSRAARMAASQTAADRATAQRWGAQYSRSGQLDPRIAALTAAVGH, via the coding sequence ATGAATCGTCCGCATCTGCTGTACACCGCGTGGAGCTTCCCGCCGAGCCGTGCAGGTGGTGTCTACCGTGCTGTCGCGACCGTGAACGCGTTCGCGAACGCCGGATGGGACGTGACGGTGCTCACCGTACCGGAGGCACTGTTCCGCACCTCGACCGGATCCGACGAGGAACTGGCCAGACAGATCGCCCCGGGTGTTCGGGTGGTGCGCGAGGACCCTCATGTTCCGGCGTTCCAGAACGACATCGCCCGGTGGTCGTTCGGGCGTGCGCGCTTCCCCGAGGTGCACAAGCTGCTGGACCTCCGCAAGGACTTCGTCCACTTTCCCGAGCCCAATTACGGCCGTTGGCGTCCGGGGCTCGAAGCGATGGCCGAGCGCGTCCACGGTGAGCATCCGGTCGACCTCGCGATCGGAACCGCGAATCCGCACGTGGACTTCATCCCTGGCTGGCATCTGAATCGGCGACACGGCGTTCCCTACGTCATGGACTACCGCGACGCATGGCAACTCGACGTGTTCTCGGGTCGACGGCTGATCACCGCGACACGTGGCGTGCGCAGATGGGAACGTCGTCTGATGGAGTCCGCGACAGAGATCTGGTTCGTCAACGACGCGATCAGGTCGTGGCATGCGAACGAGTACGCGGGCGAGGTCGATCGCATGCGCGTCGTCGCCAATGGTTTCGACGAGTATCGAGAGTCCCTGCAGATCCCGGTTCGAGAGGAACGCACGGACGGCCTGGTGTTCGGCTACATCGGCACGATCACCCCCAACGTTCCCCTCGCGGTGCTCATCGACGGGTGGAGACGCGCGCGTGAGCGCGAGCAGCATCTTGCCGGAGCCCGGCTCGTGCTGCGCGGATACATCGGGCATTTCGGAGCCGGTGACGCCGCGGCTTCGCAGGCCATCGAGGCCGCAGCGCCGGATGGCGTGAGCTACGAGGGCCCCGTGGGCAAGTCCGACATCGCAGCCGCCTACCGAGGGTTCGACGCGCTCGTGTTGGCGCTCGGGACGGGCAGGTACGTGACCAGTGGCAAGGTGTTCGAGTACGCGGCCACCGGAATCCCCGTCGTCTCGGTGCACGATCCGGGTAACGCAGCGACGGATGTCATGAAGGATTCTCCAGCCTGGGTACCGGCGGCCGCGCTGACGACGGAAGGCGTCGCCGACGCGTTCAGCCGCGCAGCGCGGATGGCGGCGTCTCAGACCGCAGCGGATCGCGCGACGGCGCAGCGGTGGGGGGCGCAGTACTCCCGCTCAGGCCAGCTCGACCCCCGCATCGCCGCCCTGACCGCCGCGGTCGGGCACTAG
- a CDS encoding acyltransferase has protein sequence MTSNGNVRIVDSADVSADASIGDGSSIWHLAQVRENAQLGENCIVGRGAYIGTGVIMGDNCKVQNYALVYEPAKLADGVFIGPAVVLTNDTYPRAINADGTIKSAHDWEPVGVTIETGAAIGARATCVAPVTIGAWATVAAGAVVVKDVPAYALVAGVPARRIGWVGESGVPLTPGDAAGTWVCPTTAERYIETDGKLIKETV, from the coding sequence GTGACCTCCAACGGCAACGTGCGGATCGTCGACTCCGCCGATGTGTCCGCAGATGCGTCCATCGGCGATGGATCCTCCATCTGGCATCTCGCGCAGGTACGGGAGAATGCGCAGCTCGGTGAGAACTGCATCGTCGGGCGCGGCGCCTACATCGGCACCGGCGTGATCATGGGTGACAACTGCAAGGTGCAGAACTACGCGCTCGTGTACGAGCCGGCGAAGCTCGCAGACGGCGTCTTCATCGGTCCAGCGGTCGTTCTGACCAACGACACGTACCCCCGTGCCATCAACGCCGACGGCACGATCAAGAGTGCGCACGACTGGGAGCCGGTCGGCGTGACCATCGAGACCGGTGCTGCGATCGGGGCGCGCGCGACGTGCGTCGCTCCTGTGACGATCGGCGCCTGGGCGACCGTCGCGGCCGGGGCCGTCGTCGTCAAGGACGTCCCCGCCTACGCATTGGTCGCCGGAGTTCCTGCCCGCCGTATCGGCTGGGTAGGGGAGTCCGGCGTGCCGCTGACCCCTGGCGATGCCGCGGGCACCTGGGTGTGCCCGACTACCGCAGAGCGCTACATCGAGACTGACGGAAAACTGATCAAGGAGACCGTGTGA
- a CDS encoding glycosyltransferase family 4 protein, giving the protein MSRPARAVIASRLFPPEVSAGAFRLGALATALREQGDVVVLTTTPPPHAPKTPDATGVEVRRWPVLRDRGGNVRGYVQYMSYDAPLLLRLLFARFDVVVAESPPTTGIIASLVAAVRRKPVVYYAADVWTDGVISMGASKPVISLMRWMERMVLRHAAAIISVSDEVTERLLVLDADPDRIATVGNGIDTTVFTPEVAVPAGEARYFVYTGTMSEWQRPDVFIRAFAQIAEEAPDVRIKFFGQGAVEHELRALAEELVPGRVDFGGVVSPAQSAGWIRGAVASLVSIVPGIGYDFARPTKTYAAAAVGTPVLFAGPETGSRLVEEAGLGVAVAFEVEPIALAMRDLLEDAQTGRTAQRREARASWAKENVSLTAVAARVAGVVSQVRERRTTKIGGAQHAYPRPDERPAS; this is encoded by the coding sequence GTGAGCCGCCCGGCCCGGGCCGTCATCGCCTCGCGGCTGTTCCCGCCGGAGGTGAGCGCCGGCGCCTTCCGGCTCGGTGCGCTCGCCACCGCTCTGCGGGAGCAGGGCGATGTCGTGGTGCTCACGACGACGCCCCCTCCGCACGCGCCGAAGACGCCTGATGCCACCGGCGTCGAGGTGCGCAGGTGGCCGGTGCTCCGGGACCGCGGCGGGAACGTCCGCGGGTACGTCCAGTACATGAGCTACGACGCGCCGCTGTTGCTGCGTCTGCTGTTCGCGCGGTTCGACGTGGTCGTGGCGGAGTCCCCTCCGACCACCGGGATCATCGCTTCGCTCGTCGCCGCCGTCCGTCGGAAACCGGTCGTCTACTACGCAGCGGACGTCTGGACCGATGGCGTCATCTCGATGGGCGCGTCGAAGCCCGTCATCAGCTTGATGCGCTGGATGGAGCGCATGGTGCTGCGTCATGCCGCGGCCATCATCTCCGTGTCCGACGAGGTCACCGAACGGCTGCTCGTGCTCGATGCGGACCCCGATCGGATCGCGACGGTGGGCAACGGCATCGACACCACCGTCTTCACACCGGAGGTCGCCGTTCCCGCCGGGGAAGCGCGCTACTTCGTCTACACCGGGACGATGTCGGAGTGGCAGCGCCCTGATGTCTTCATCCGCGCTTTCGCGCAGATCGCCGAGGAAGCGCCCGATGTGCGCATCAAGTTCTTCGGCCAGGGAGCCGTGGAGCACGAGCTCCGCGCCCTCGCAGAGGAGCTGGTCCCTGGCCGTGTCGACTTCGGCGGTGTGGTCAGTCCTGCGCAGTCGGCGGGGTGGATCCGCGGTGCTGTCGCATCGCTGGTGAGCATCGTGCCCGGTATCGGATACGACTTCGCGCGCCCGACCAAGACCTATGCCGCGGCGGCGGTCGGGACGCCTGTGCTGTTCGCCGGACCCGAGACCGGATCGCGGCTCGTGGAAGAGGCGGGGCTCGGCGTGGCCGTGGCGTTCGAGGTCGAGCCGATCGCGCTGGCGATGCGCGATCTTCTCGAGGACGCGCAGACAGGCCGGACCGCGCAGAGGCGCGAGGCGCGCGCATCATGGGCTAAGGAGAACGTCTCGCTGACCGCCGTCGCTGCGCGGGTGGCGGGGGTGGTCTCGCAGGTTCGCGAAAGGCGGACGACTAAGATCGGGGGTGCGCAACACGCGTATCCCCGCCCCGATGAAAGGCCTGCTTCGTGA
- a CDS encoding Gfo/Idh/MocA family protein, whose translation MMVLRAGLLGVGMMGRHHARVLREIDGVDLVAIADPGGDPHGVAGDLDILPDIDALIAAGIDTAVVAVPTRFHEDAALKLAAAGVHTLVEKPIAHDVAAGQRMVEAFDAAGLVGAVGHIERFNPALQELRRRIEADELGAVYQVTTRRQGPFPSRIADVGVAKDLASHDVDLTAWVVQSDYERVFAQTAFKSGREHEDMITITGRTASGVIVNNIVNWLSPMKERVTVVTGEKGAFVADTSTGDLTFYANGTIPLEWESVSSFRGVSEGDVTRYAFAKREPLRVEHEAFRDAVLGQKTDVVTMEQGLRTLAVVEAALESASTGASIIL comes from the coding sequence CTGATGGTGCTGCGCGCGGGTCTCCTCGGTGTGGGGATGATGGGCCGTCATCACGCTCGTGTGCTCCGCGAGATCGATGGTGTCGACCTCGTCGCGATCGCTGACCCGGGTGGCGACCCGCATGGGGTGGCCGGGGATCTCGACATCCTCCCGGACATCGACGCGCTGATCGCCGCGGGTATCGACACCGCGGTCGTCGCTGTCCCGACCCGTTTCCACGAGGATGCCGCGCTCAAGCTGGCGGCCGCCGGTGTGCATACGCTCGTCGAGAAGCCGATCGCGCACGATGTGGCGGCAGGGCAGCGAATGGTCGAGGCGTTCGATGCCGCCGGTCTCGTCGGCGCTGTCGGACACATCGAGCGGTTCAACCCGGCTCTGCAGGAGCTGAGGCGCCGCATCGAGGCGGACGAGCTCGGAGCCGTGTACCAGGTCACGACCCGTCGCCAGGGTCCGTTTCCGTCGCGCATCGCCGATGTGGGAGTCGCGAAGGACCTGGCTTCGCACGATGTCGACCTCACGGCCTGGGTCGTGCAGAGCGACTATGAGCGCGTCTTCGCACAGACCGCCTTCAAGAGCGGTCGCGAGCACGAGGACATGATCACGATCACGGGGCGCACGGCATCCGGTGTCATCGTGAACAACATCGTCAACTGGCTCAGCCCGATGAAGGAGCGCGTCACCGTCGTCACGGGGGAGAAGGGAGCCTTCGTCGCGGATACGTCGACCGGCGACCTCACCTTCTACGCGAACGGCACGATCCCCCTCGAGTGGGAGTCCGTGTCGTCGTTCCGCGGGGTCTCCGAGGGAGACGTCACACGCTATGCGTTCGCGAAGCGCGAGCCGCTGCGTGTCGAGCATGAGGCCTTCCGCGATGCCGTGCTCGGGCAGAAGACCGACGTCGTGACCATGGAGCAGGGACTTCGGACTCTCGCTGTCGTGGAGGCTGCTCTGGAATCGGCGAGCACCGGCGCCTCCATCATCCTCTGA
- a CDS encoding ABC transporter ATP-binding protein, whose protein sequence is MKANWALYKETLGVLPRSAARFLAFYAAVMGALALMDGFALGMLAVVIAPLVSRQPITLPIVGTLEGAQVLIPLGLVCVLIVLKGVFALILQWYATRRFAAYELQLGVRVFDGYIRAPWIERLRRNSSDLVRISDSSVSTTISGFLLPGASVIGEFMSFFSLILVLGIAQPFVGLVTLVYLGAIALVLQLQISRRSKQAGQVALRYSLRSSRLITEMIGALKEVTLRGSASEVAGVVRENRAHATQARANSQFLAQVPRYVLDVALIGGIVVVGATGFLTDGTVDGAIGSIALFGLAGFRLAPSLIRFQSVLQQLNVSAPHARAVLEEVRRSDRYMEAASIGDTAVLPPQPRALRLVDVGFRYSPDSAEAVRGVDIEIPFGSQVAFVGASGAGKSTMIDLLLGLIEPTHGAITVDDVPLGGVLNAWRAQISYVPQEVSLFDATVAQNVALSWRTDFDRDRVREALRRAQVLPLIEGREGGIDSRIGERGLSLSGGQRQRLGIARALYTDPLVLVMDEATSALDTATEAAVTSAIEELRGSVTTITVAHRLSTIRNADIVFFMRDGQVAAAGTFNEVVAAEPEFALQAALAGLIEAEDPHADNGL, encoded by the coding sequence ATGAAGGCGAACTGGGCGCTGTACAAGGAGACGCTGGGTGTTCTTCCGCGGAGCGCGGCCCGTTTCCTCGCGTTCTATGCGGCCGTCATGGGCGCGTTGGCTCTGATGGACGGCTTCGCTCTCGGAATGCTCGCCGTGGTGATCGCGCCTCTCGTGAGCAGACAGCCCATCACCCTGCCCATCGTGGGCACCTTGGAGGGCGCGCAGGTTCTGATCCCGCTCGGCCTGGTATGCGTGCTGATCGTGCTCAAGGGCGTCTTCGCGCTCATCCTCCAGTGGTACGCCACACGACGCTTCGCCGCCTACGAGCTCCAGCTCGGCGTACGCGTGTTCGACGGGTACATCCGTGCTCCATGGATCGAACGTCTGCGCCGCAATTCCTCGGACCTCGTGCGGATCAGCGATTCCAGTGTGAGCACGACGATCTCCGGTTTCCTTCTTCCCGGTGCGTCGGTCATCGGCGAGTTCATGAGCTTCTTCTCTCTCATCCTCGTGCTGGGGATCGCGCAGCCCTTCGTCGGTCTGGTGACGCTCGTCTACCTCGGAGCTATCGCACTGGTGCTCCAACTCCAGATCTCCCGTCGCTCGAAGCAGGCGGGGCAGGTGGCGCTGCGGTATTCGTTGCGCTCCTCTCGCCTGATCACGGAGATGATCGGTGCGCTGAAGGAGGTCACGCTGCGTGGCAGCGCCTCCGAGGTCGCCGGGGTCGTACGGGAGAACCGCGCGCATGCGACCCAGGCGCGTGCCAACTCCCAGTTCCTCGCTCAGGTCCCGCGCTACGTGCTCGATGTGGCGCTGATCGGTGGAATCGTCGTCGTCGGTGCGACCGGGTTCCTGACGGACGGGACCGTGGATGGCGCAATCGGATCGATCGCGCTGTTCGGCCTCGCCGGGTTCCGTCTCGCCCCCTCGCTCATCAGATTCCAGAGCGTCCTCCAGCAGCTGAACGTCAGTGCGCCGCACGCACGCGCGGTTCTGGAAGAGGTCCGCCGCTCGGATCGCTACATGGAGGCGGCCAGCATCGGGGATACCGCCGTGCTCCCGCCTCAGCCCAGAGCACTGCGTCTCGTGGACGTGGGATTCCGCTACTCGCCCGACTCGGCCGAAGCCGTTCGGGGCGTCGACATCGAGATCCCCTTCGGATCCCAGGTGGCGTTCGTGGGTGCATCCGGAGCGGGCAAGTCGACGATGATCGATCTGCTTCTGGGATTGATCGAGCCGACGCACGGTGCCATCACGGTCGACGACGTGCCCCTCGGAGGGGTGCTCAACGCGTGGCGGGCGCAGATCTCCTACGTGCCGCAGGAGGTCTCGCTCTTCGACGCGACCGTGGCGCAGAACGTCGCCCTGAGCTGGCGCACAGATTTCGATCGCGATCGAGTGCGGGAGGCGCTGCGCCGTGCGCAGGTGCTTCCGCTCATCGAGGGGCGCGAGGGCGGAATCGACAGCAGGATCGGAGAACGCGGACTGTCGCTCTCCGGAGGCCAGCGACAGCGTCTCGGGATCGCTCGTGCGCTCTACACCGATCCGCTCGTCCTGGTGATGGATGAGGCCACCAGTGCGTTGGACACGGCCACCGAAGCGGCGGTGACGAGCGCGATCGAAGAGCTTCGCGGCTCGGTCACCACGATCACCGTCGCTCACCGTCTGTCGACGATCCGTAACGCCGACATCGTCTTCTTCATGCGTGACGGACAGGTCGCCGCCGCAGGAACCTTCAACGAGGTCGTTGCGGCTGAGCCCGAGTTCGCACTGCAAGCGGCGCTGGCGGGGCTGATCGAAGCGGAAGACCCTCATGCCGACAATGGCCTCTGA